A single region of the Pontimicrobium sp. SW4 genome encodes:
- the lysA gene encoding diaminopimelate decarboxylase codes for MKKEQLLNIAKEFGSPIYVYDAHKIESQYKRLISAFSNVKNLKINYAAKALSNISVLKFLKNLGSGLDTVSIQEVQLGLVAGFKAQNIIFTPNGVSLEEIEEVAKLGVQINIDNLSILEQFGSKHPDIPVCIRINPHVMAGGNTNISVGHIDSKFGISIHQIPHIIRIVENTKMHINGIHMHTGSDILDIDVFLYASEILFETAKNFKSLEFIDFGSGFKVPYKKGDIETNIEEFGKKLTSRFNEFCKSYGKELTLAFEPGKFLVSEAGFFLAKVNVVKQTTSTVFAQVDSGFNHLIRPMLYGSQHEITNISNPQGRERFYSVVGYICETDTFANNRRINEINEGDILAFKNAGAYCFTMASNYNSRFRPAEVLWYNNKAHLIRKRETFDDLLANQITVDLSEKKSTIKK; via the coding sequence ATGAAAAAAGAGCAACTACTTAACATAGCTAAGGAGTTTGGAAGTCCCATTTACGTGTATGATGCACATAAAATAGAATCGCAATATAAACGATTAATCTCAGCGTTTAGTAATGTTAAAAATTTGAAGATTAATTATGCTGCTAAAGCATTATCCAATATTTCGGTTTTAAAATTTCTAAAAAACTTAGGCTCTGGTTTAGATACTGTATCTATACAAGAAGTACAATTAGGGTTGGTTGCTGGTTTCAAAGCGCAAAACATCATTTTTACACCAAATGGTGTTTCATTAGAAGAAATTGAAGAAGTTGCTAAACTAGGTGTACAAATTAATATTGACAATCTCTCAATACTAGAACAATTTGGAAGTAAACATCCAGATATTCCAGTGTGCATTAGAATTAATCCGCATGTGATGGCTGGTGGAAACACAAACATTTCTGTTGGACATATTGACTCTAAATTTGGAATTTCTATTCATCAAATTCCGCATATTATAAGAATTGTAGAAAATACCAAAATGCATATTAATGGTATTCATATGCATACTGGAAGTGACATTTTAGATATTGATGTGTTTTTATATGCAAGTGAAATACTGTTTGAAACTGCGAAAAATTTTAAAAGTCTTGAATTTATTGATTTTGGCTCTGGATTTAAAGTCCCTTATAAAAAAGGTGACATAGAAACAAATATTGAAGAGTTTGGAAAAAAATTAACCTCTCGTTTTAATGAGTTTTGTAAAAGCTATGGTAAAGAATTAACACTTGCTTTTGAGCCTGGAAAATTCTTAGTAAGTGAAGCAGGTTTCTTTTTAGCAAAAGTGAATGTCGTTAAACAAACAACCTCTACTGTTTTTGCACAAGTAGATTCTGGATTTAATCATTTAATTAGACCAATGCTATATGGTTCTCAACATGAAATAACTAATATTTCTAATCCACAAGGTAGAGAACGTTTTTACTCTGTTGTTGGTTATATATGTGAGACAGATACATTTGCAAATAACAGACGTATAAACGAAATTAACGAAGGCGATATTTTAGCTTTTAAAAATGCTGGTGCCTATTGTTTTACTATGGCTAGTAATTATAACTCTAGGTTTAGACCAGCTGAAGTTTTATGGTACAATAATAAAGCACATTTAATAAGAAAACGTGAAACATTTGATGATTTATTAGCGAATCAAATTACGGTTGATTTGAGTGAAAAAAAATCAACAATCAAAAAATAA